The following coding sequences are from one Augochlora pura isolate Apur16 chromosome 6, APUR_v2.2.1, whole genome shotgun sequence window:
- the Hr39 gene encoding nuclear hormone receptor FTZ-F1 beta isoform X2, with amino-acid sequence MQNAAKLSNRPVGPGRVTSVPQDKQLRMSATATTTAPTSVSGTAPRSSSAGSTAPSTSDSTSASCTAASASSLETAASPAPTCCRCSPTPGRHAARTSKAGKNVSVTTINAFPNQDLHDGICKYLTGQNGVTVSVVSNSGPALGCGNANVVSPTGLGSSTGIHNRGIGIEVGQNAAGNDTEDSDGEISRIDFRGVNLRTKKKRDGSGNGEKIGDGDVDDGNGCYDGNDVSQQQPERPMSWEGELSDQDMSSNTITNQDPLEETSMEGVQVCGSSPRPMELKFSATSEADFRSSPGIMLSSFHDAGLSLSHSQPMQQQQQQQQQQRDMENIEQTQQTNLPLFVGGYNSSTPNHSPVLNPRHHLTKHSYTRSQVPSPDSAIHSAYSVFSSPTQSPHAARHSALRAGSPVPLSSLSLHSFNNSNSSLSLSHSLSRNNSDASSSCYSYGSLSSPTHSPIQQPRHPQHHQHQVAQGNPLHLPATSSPSVSHHYSSSVPGSDISSEAHATGDEQEDCRIPSIPSGISTRQQLINSPCPICGDKISGFHYGIFSCESCKGFFKRTVQNRKNYVCLRGAGCPVTVATRKKCPACRFDKCLNMGMKLEAIREDRTRGGRSTYQCTYTLPASLVSGDRSGVGRNCSPAPADSEHHYSDLYNSSYSHKMQVVPQLLQDIMVVEHFWHYNDNARMSGVQPGGGNVTRNSDDMLVGGVGPGTGNDAGSGVECSSNGTAGNGNLNNGSDGRSCPNISSVNNDQRAPPVNSNSQLGNNANGNPTQHSDFLSNLCNIVDRRLYKIVKWCKSLPLVKNITIDDQICLLINSWCELLLFSCCFRSMNTPGEIRVSLGKSITLEQARQLGLAAYIERMLAFTNNLRRLRVDEYEYVAMKVIVLLTSDTSELKEPEKVRASQEKALQALQQYTIARYPDMPAKFGELLLRIPDLQRTCQAGKELLSSKRTEGEGSSFNLLMELLRGDH; translated from the exons ATGCAGAATGCTGCAAAACTTTCTAACCGTCCAGTGGGTCCGGGGCGTGTTACGAGTGTGCCGCAAGATAAACAGCTGAGAATGTCTGCgactgcgacgacgacggcacCCACCTCCGTGTCGGGGACCGCGCCAAGATCCTCGTCCGCTGGCTCCACGGCTCCGAGCACCTCCGACTCCACCTCTGCGTCCTGCACCGCCGCCTCAGCCTCCTCTCTGGAGACCGCCGCTTCGCCAGCCCCCACGTGCTGCCGTTGTTCCCCGACCCCCGGCAGACACGCGGCCCGCACCTCCAAGGCCGGCAAGAACGTCTCTGTCACGACGATCAACGCGTTTCCGAATCAAGACTTACACGATG GTATCTGCAAGTATCTTACCGGGCAGAACGGCGTCACGGTGTCCGTGGTATCGAACTCTGGGCCCGCCCTTGGATGTGGGAACGCGAACGTGGTGTCGCCGACGGGACTCGGAAGCAGCACGGGCATCCATAACAGAGGCATCGGGATCGAAGTTGGTCAGAACGCTGCAGGGAACGACACCGAGGACAGCGACGGCGAGATAAGCAGGATCGATTTTCGAGGCGTGAATTTGCGTACGAAGAAGAAGCGGGATGGGTCGGGGAACGGCGAGAAGATCGGTGACGGGGACGTCGACGATGGGAACGGCTGCTACGACGGAAACGACGTCTCGCAGCAGCAACCCGAGAGACCCATGTCGTGGGAAGGGGAATTATCGGATCAAGATATGTCTTCCAACACTATTACAAATCAG GACCCGCTCGAGGAAACCTCGATGGAAGGTGTCCAGGTTTGTGGTTCGAGTCCTAGACCCATGGAGTTAAAGTTCTCTGCAACATCGGAAGCGGATTTCCGATCTAGCCCAGGGATAATGTTAAGCTCCTTTCACGATGCAGGATTGTCTCTGAGTCACAGTCAGCCGatgcagcaacagcagcaacaacaacagcaacagcgAGACATGGAGAACATCGAACAGACGCAGCAGACCAATTTGCCTCTTTTCGTAGGCGGCTACAATAGCTCTACCCCGAATCACAGTCCGGTGTTGAACCCGAGACATCATTTGACGAAGCACAGCTACACCAGATCTCAG GTACCGTCACCGGATTCCGCGATTCACTCGGCGTACAGCGTGTTCAGCTCGCCGACGCAGAGTCCTCACGCGGCTCGTCACTCTGCCCTGAGAGCAGGAAGTCCGGTCCCGTTGTCGTCGCTGTCCCTGCATAGCTTCAACAACTCGAATTCCTCGCTGTCGTTGTCGCACTCGCTGTCGAGGAACAACTCGGACGCCTCGAGCAGCTGCTACAGCTACGGCTCTCTTAGTTCGCCCACGCATTCTCCCATCCAACAACCGAGGCATCCTCAGCACCATCAGCACCAAGTTGCTCAAGGAAATCCGCTCCACTTGCCGGCCACGTCCTCACCCAGTGTTTCCCATCACTATTCTTCTTCCGTGCCCGGTTCCGATATCTCCTCCGAAGCGCACGCGACCGGAGACGAGCAGGAAGACTGCCGAATACCCTCGATACCTTCCGGCATCTCGACGAGGCAGCAGCTGATCAACAGTCCGTGTCCGATCTGCGGCGACAAGATCAGCGGCTTCCATTACGGCATCTTCTCCTGCGAATCGTGTAAAGGTTTCTTCAAACGCACCGTCCAGAACCGGAAGAATTATGTGTGCCTTAGAGGCGCCGGTTGCCCGGTTACCGTCGCCACCAGGAAAAAATGTCCGGCGTGTCGATTCGACAAGTGCCTCAACATGG GTATGAAACTCGAAGCTATCAGAGAAGACCGAACCAGAGGCGGAAGAAGCACTTACCAATGTACCTACACTCTGCCGGCTAGTCTGGTTTCCGGCGACAGGTCAGGCGTTGGCAGAAACTGTAGTCCGGCTCCAGCCGATAGCGAACATCATTATTCCGATTTGTATAATTCGAGTTACTCGCACAAGATGCAAGTGGTGCCACAGCTTTTACAAGATATCATGGTTGTAGAGCACTTTTGGCACTACAACGATAATGCTAGAATGTCTGGTGTTCAGCCGGGAGGAGGAAACGTTACCAGAAACAGCGATGACATGTTAGTGGGGGGTGTAGGACCTGGGACCGGAAACGACGCTGGCTCGGGAGTCGAGTGTTCGTCGAACGGGACCGCGGGGAATGGGAATTTAAACAACGGAAGCGACGGCAGATCGTGTCCGAACATATCTAGTGTTAACAACGACCAACGAGCCCCACCGGTCAACAGCAATTCCCAGTTAGGGAACAACGCGAACGGCAATCCTACTCAGCATTCCGATTTCCTCTCGAACCTTTGCAATATCGTGGACCGTCGGCTCTACAAGATAGTGAAGTGGTGTAAAAGTCTGCCGTTGGTCAAAAACATCACCATCGACGACCAAATCTGTCTTTTGATCAACTCCTGGTGCGAGCTGCTGCTCTTCTCGTGTTGCTTTCGCAGCATGAACACGCCCGGTGAAATTCGAGTGTCTCTCGGCAAGTCAATTACCTTGGAACAGGCCAGGCAGCTCGGCTTGGCGGCCTATATCGAGAGGATGCTCGCTTTTACCAATAATCTGAGAAGGCTCAGAGTGGACGAGTACGAATACGTTGCGATGAAG GTGATAGTACTGTTAACCTCCGACACGAGTGAACTGAAGGAACCGGAGAAAGTGCGAGCATCTCAGGAAAAGGCTCTTCAGGCCTTGCAGCAGTACACCATAGCAAGGTACCCCGATATGCCTGCCAAGTTCGGCGAACTGTTACTGAGAATACCAGATTTGCAAAGGACGTGTCAGGCAGGGAAGGAATTGTTGAGCTCGAAACGCACCGAAGGAGAAGGCAGCTCTTTCAACTTGTTGATGGAATTGTTGAGAGGAGATCACTGA
- the Hr39 gene encoding nuclear hormone receptor FTZ-F1 beta isoform X1: protein MPDKLDPRGGPSPFGSNRSRPMQNAAKLSNRPVGPGRVTSVPQDKQLRMSATATTTAPTSVSGTAPRSSSAGSTAPSTSDSTSASCTAASASSLETAASPAPTCCRCSPTPGRHAARTSKAGKNVSVTTINAFPNQDLHDGICKYLTGQNGVTVSVVSNSGPALGCGNANVVSPTGLGSSTGIHNRGIGIEVGQNAAGNDTEDSDGEISRIDFRGVNLRTKKKRDGSGNGEKIGDGDVDDGNGCYDGNDVSQQQPERPMSWEGELSDQDMSSNTITNQDPLEETSMEGVQVCGSSPRPMELKFSATSEADFRSSPGIMLSSFHDAGLSLSHSQPMQQQQQQQQQQRDMENIEQTQQTNLPLFVGGYNSSTPNHSPVLNPRHHLTKHSYTRSQVPSPDSAIHSAYSVFSSPTQSPHAARHSALRAGSPVPLSSLSLHSFNNSNSSLSLSHSLSRNNSDASSSCYSYGSLSSPTHSPIQQPRHPQHHQHQVAQGNPLHLPATSSPSVSHHYSSSVPGSDISSEAHATGDEQEDCRIPSIPSGISTRQQLINSPCPICGDKISGFHYGIFSCESCKGFFKRTVQNRKNYVCLRGAGCPVTVATRKKCPACRFDKCLNMGMKLEAIREDRTRGGRSTYQCTYTLPASLVSGDRSGVGRNCSPAPADSEHHYSDLYNSSYSHKMQVVPQLLQDIMVVEHFWHYNDNARMSGVQPGGGNVTRNSDDMLVGGVGPGTGNDAGSGVECSSNGTAGNGNLNNGSDGRSCPNISSVNNDQRAPPVNSNSQLGNNANGNPTQHSDFLSNLCNIVDRRLYKIVKWCKSLPLVKNITIDDQICLLINSWCELLLFSCCFRSMNTPGEIRVSLGKSITLEQARQLGLAAYIERMLAFTNNLRRLRVDEYEYVAMKVIVLLTSDTSELKEPEKVRASQEKALQALQQYTIARYPDMPAKFGELLLRIPDLQRTCQAGKELLSSKRTEGEGSSFNLLMELLRGDH, encoded by the exons ATGCCGGATAAGTTAG ATCCGCGGGGAGGTCCATCGCCATTCGGAAGCAACAGATCCCGTCCGATGCAGAATGCTGCAAAACTTTCTAACCGTCCAGTGGGTCCGGGGCGTGTTACGAGTGTGCCGCAAGATAAACAGCTGAGAATGTCTGCgactgcgacgacgacggcacCCACCTCCGTGTCGGGGACCGCGCCAAGATCCTCGTCCGCTGGCTCCACGGCTCCGAGCACCTCCGACTCCACCTCTGCGTCCTGCACCGCCGCCTCAGCCTCCTCTCTGGAGACCGCCGCTTCGCCAGCCCCCACGTGCTGCCGTTGTTCCCCGACCCCCGGCAGACACGCGGCCCGCACCTCCAAGGCCGGCAAGAACGTCTCTGTCACGACGATCAACGCGTTTCCGAATCAAGACTTACACGATG GTATCTGCAAGTATCTTACCGGGCAGAACGGCGTCACGGTGTCCGTGGTATCGAACTCTGGGCCCGCCCTTGGATGTGGGAACGCGAACGTGGTGTCGCCGACGGGACTCGGAAGCAGCACGGGCATCCATAACAGAGGCATCGGGATCGAAGTTGGTCAGAACGCTGCAGGGAACGACACCGAGGACAGCGACGGCGAGATAAGCAGGATCGATTTTCGAGGCGTGAATTTGCGTACGAAGAAGAAGCGGGATGGGTCGGGGAACGGCGAGAAGATCGGTGACGGGGACGTCGACGATGGGAACGGCTGCTACGACGGAAACGACGTCTCGCAGCAGCAACCCGAGAGACCCATGTCGTGGGAAGGGGAATTATCGGATCAAGATATGTCTTCCAACACTATTACAAATCAG GACCCGCTCGAGGAAACCTCGATGGAAGGTGTCCAGGTTTGTGGTTCGAGTCCTAGACCCATGGAGTTAAAGTTCTCTGCAACATCGGAAGCGGATTTCCGATCTAGCCCAGGGATAATGTTAAGCTCCTTTCACGATGCAGGATTGTCTCTGAGTCACAGTCAGCCGatgcagcaacagcagcaacaacaacagcaacagcgAGACATGGAGAACATCGAACAGACGCAGCAGACCAATTTGCCTCTTTTCGTAGGCGGCTACAATAGCTCTACCCCGAATCACAGTCCGGTGTTGAACCCGAGACATCATTTGACGAAGCACAGCTACACCAGATCTCAG GTACCGTCACCGGATTCCGCGATTCACTCGGCGTACAGCGTGTTCAGCTCGCCGACGCAGAGTCCTCACGCGGCTCGTCACTCTGCCCTGAGAGCAGGAAGTCCGGTCCCGTTGTCGTCGCTGTCCCTGCATAGCTTCAACAACTCGAATTCCTCGCTGTCGTTGTCGCACTCGCTGTCGAGGAACAACTCGGACGCCTCGAGCAGCTGCTACAGCTACGGCTCTCTTAGTTCGCCCACGCATTCTCCCATCCAACAACCGAGGCATCCTCAGCACCATCAGCACCAAGTTGCTCAAGGAAATCCGCTCCACTTGCCGGCCACGTCCTCACCCAGTGTTTCCCATCACTATTCTTCTTCCGTGCCCGGTTCCGATATCTCCTCCGAAGCGCACGCGACCGGAGACGAGCAGGAAGACTGCCGAATACCCTCGATACCTTCCGGCATCTCGACGAGGCAGCAGCTGATCAACAGTCCGTGTCCGATCTGCGGCGACAAGATCAGCGGCTTCCATTACGGCATCTTCTCCTGCGAATCGTGTAAAGGTTTCTTCAAACGCACCGTCCAGAACCGGAAGAATTATGTGTGCCTTAGAGGCGCCGGTTGCCCGGTTACCGTCGCCACCAGGAAAAAATGTCCGGCGTGTCGATTCGACAAGTGCCTCAACATGG GTATGAAACTCGAAGCTATCAGAGAAGACCGAACCAGAGGCGGAAGAAGCACTTACCAATGTACCTACACTCTGCCGGCTAGTCTGGTTTCCGGCGACAGGTCAGGCGTTGGCAGAAACTGTAGTCCGGCTCCAGCCGATAGCGAACATCATTATTCCGATTTGTATAATTCGAGTTACTCGCACAAGATGCAAGTGGTGCCACAGCTTTTACAAGATATCATGGTTGTAGAGCACTTTTGGCACTACAACGATAATGCTAGAATGTCTGGTGTTCAGCCGGGAGGAGGAAACGTTACCAGAAACAGCGATGACATGTTAGTGGGGGGTGTAGGACCTGGGACCGGAAACGACGCTGGCTCGGGAGTCGAGTGTTCGTCGAACGGGACCGCGGGGAATGGGAATTTAAACAACGGAAGCGACGGCAGATCGTGTCCGAACATATCTAGTGTTAACAACGACCAACGAGCCCCACCGGTCAACAGCAATTCCCAGTTAGGGAACAACGCGAACGGCAATCCTACTCAGCATTCCGATTTCCTCTCGAACCTTTGCAATATCGTGGACCGTCGGCTCTACAAGATAGTGAAGTGGTGTAAAAGTCTGCCGTTGGTCAAAAACATCACCATCGACGACCAAATCTGTCTTTTGATCAACTCCTGGTGCGAGCTGCTGCTCTTCTCGTGTTGCTTTCGCAGCATGAACACGCCCGGTGAAATTCGAGTGTCTCTCGGCAAGTCAATTACCTTGGAACAGGCCAGGCAGCTCGGCTTGGCGGCCTATATCGAGAGGATGCTCGCTTTTACCAATAATCTGAGAAGGCTCAGAGTGGACGAGTACGAATACGTTGCGATGAAG GTGATAGTACTGTTAACCTCCGACACGAGTGAACTGAAGGAACCGGAGAAAGTGCGAGCATCTCAGGAAAAGGCTCTTCAGGCCTTGCAGCAGTACACCATAGCAAGGTACCCCGATATGCCTGCCAAGTTCGGCGAACTGTTACTGAGAATACCAGATTTGCAAAGGACGTGTCAGGCAGGGAAGGAATTGTTGAGCTCGAAACGCACCGAAGGAGAAGGCAGCTCTTTCAACTTGTTGATGGAATTGTTGAGAGGAGATCACTGA